A portion of the Pseudomonas koreensis genome contains these proteins:
- a CDS encoding class I SAM-dependent methyltransferase: MADPIKLDFSEKYDDQHAQRYLRKHKESLGRRLSHLRDEQLGRKALALAGDPGLVLDLPCGAGRFWPMLAEKPNRVIIGADNSESMIKTALQGQPADVVKRVQPLHTSAFDIALPDNAVDSIFCMRLLHHIGEAEHRKVILREFERVTRDSVIVSLWVDGNFKAWKRKRAELDRPNRDYQNRFLIPAATIEKEFEQAGFRIQEQLDFIPLYAMWRVYVLRKR, translated from the coding sequence ATGGCCGACCCGATCAAGCTCGATTTTTCCGAAAAGTACGACGATCAACACGCACAACGCTACCTGCGCAAGCACAAGGAAAGCCTTGGCCGCCGCCTGTCGCACTTACGCGACGAGCAATTGGGTCGCAAGGCGCTGGCGCTGGCGGGGGATCCCGGTCTGGTGCTGGATCTGCCCTGCGGTGCCGGACGCTTCTGGCCAATGCTCGCGGAAAAGCCCAATCGGGTGATCATCGGTGCGGACAATTCCGAGTCGATGATCAAGACCGCGCTGCAAGGGCAGCCAGCCGATGTGGTCAAGCGTGTACAACCGCTGCACACCTCGGCATTCGATATTGCTCTGCCGGATAACGCGGTCGACAGCATCTTCTGCATGCGTCTTCTTCACCACATCGGTGAAGCCGAGCACCGGAAGGTGATCCTGCGCGAATTCGAGCGGGTAACCCGTGACAGTGTGATTGTTTCGTTGTGGGTCGACGGTAACTTCAAGGCCTGGAAGCGCAAGCGCGCCGAGCTGGACCGACCGAATCGTGATTACCAGAATCGGTTTCTGATTCCGGCGGCAACGATCGAGAAAGAATTTGAGCAGGCGGGTTTCCGCATTCAGGAACAACTGGACTTTATACCGCTCTATGCGATGTGGCGGGTTTACGTATTACGCAAGAGGTAG
- a CDS encoding multidrug efflux RND transporter permease subunit, with translation MAFTDPFIRRPVLATVVSLLIVLLGFQAWSKLPLRQYPQMENALITVTTAYPGANAETIQGYITQPMQQSLASAEGIDYMTSVSRQNFSVISIYARIGANTDRLFTELLAKANEVKNKLPQDAEDPVLSKESADASALMYISFFSKDLSNPQITDYLSRVIQPKLATLPGMAEAEILGNQVFAMRLWLDPVKLAGFGLSAADVTAAVRQYNFLSAAGEVKGEYTVTSINANTELKSAEAFAAIPLKVDGDSRVLLRDVARVEMGAENYDSISSFGGTPSVYIGIKATPGANPLDVIREVRKLMPELEAQLPPNLKGEIAYDATLFIQASIDEVVKTLFEAVLIVIVVVFLFLGALRSVVIPVVTIPLSMIGVMFFMQMMGYSMNLLTLLAMVLAIGLVVDDAIVVVENIHRHIEEGKTPMEAALEGAREIAMPVVSMTITLAAVYAPIGFLTGLTGALFKEFALTLAGAVVISGVVALTLSPMMCAFLLRHEENPSGLAHRLDRVFEGLKRRYQSMLHGTLNTRPVVLVFAVIVLCLIPVFLKFSKSELAPDEDQGIIFMMASAPQPTNLDYLSTYTDQFITIFKEFPEYYSSFQINGYNGVQAGIGGFLLKPWNERSRTQMDILPEVQSKLESIPGLQIFGFNLPSLPGTGEGLPFEFVVNTANDYELLLQVAERIEKRAMESGKFAFVDLDLAFDKPEVVVDIDRDKAAQMGVSMLDLGGTLATLLGEAEINRFTIDGRSYKVIAQVERAYRDNPDWLNNYYVKNTQGELLPLSTLIKVSDRARPRQLNQFQQLNAAKISGFPLVSMGEAIDTVLQIAREEAPAGFAFDYGGASRQFVQEGSALWVTFALALAIIFLVLAAQFESFRDPLVILVTVPLSICGALIPLFLGWSSMNIYTQVGLVTLIGLISKHGILIVEFANQLRKDKGLTAREAVEEAAAIRLRPVLMTTAAMVFGMVPLILATGAGAVSRFDIGMVIATGMSIGTLFTLFVLPCVYTFLAKPDPKP, from the coding sequence ATGGCTTTTACCGATCCGTTCATCCGCCGCCCGGTGCTCGCCACCGTGGTCAGCCTGCTGATTGTGCTGCTGGGCTTCCAGGCCTGGAGCAAGCTGCCGCTGCGCCAGTACCCGCAAATGGAAAACGCCCTGATCACGGTGACCACGGCCTATCCCGGAGCCAACGCCGAGACCATTCAGGGCTACATCACCCAGCCGATGCAACAGAGCCTGGCCAGCGCCGAGGGCATCGACTACATGACTTCGGTCAGTCGGCAGAACTTCTCGGTGATTTCGATTTACGCGCGCATTGGTGCCAACACCGACCGCTTGTTCACCGAACTGCTGGCAAAGGCCAACGAAGTCAAGAACAAGCTGCCACAGGACGCCGAAGACCCGGTGCTGAGCAAGGAATCCGCCGACGCCTCGGCGCTGATGTACATCAGTTTCTTCAGCAAGGACCTGAGCAACCCGCAGATCACCGATTACCTGTCGCGGGTCATCCAGCCAAAACTGGCGACGCTGCCGGGCATGGCCGAAGCGGAGATCCTCGGCAACCAAGTGTTCGCCATGCGCCTGTGGCTCGACCCGGTGAAACTCGCCGGCTTCGGCCTCAGCGCTGCCGACGTCACCGCGGCAGTGCGCCAGTACAACTTCCTCTCCGCCGCCGGTGAGGTAAAAGGCGAGTACACCGTCACCAGCATCAATGCCAACACCGAACTGAAATCCGCCGAAGCCTTCGCGGCGATTCCGCTCAAGGTCGATGGCGACAGCCGCGTGCTGCTGCGCGATGTCGCGCGGGTGGAAATGGGCGCGGAAAACTACGACTCGATCAGCTCGTTCGGTGGCACGCCGTCGGTGTACATCGGCATCAAGGCCACCCCCGGCGCCAACCCGCTGGACGTGATCAGGGAAGTGCGCAAGCTGATGCCCGAGCTGGAAGCGCAGCTGCCGCCGAATCTGAAAGGCGAAATAGCCTACGACGCTACGCTGTTCATCCAGGCTTCCATCGACGAAGTAGTCAAAACCCTGTTCGAAGCCGTGCTGATCGTCATCGTCGTGGTGTTCCTGTTTCTCGGTGCGTTACGCTCGGTGGTAATCCCGGTGGTGACCATTCCACTGTCGATGATCGGCGTGATGTTCTTCATGCAGATGATGGGTTACTCGATGAACCTGCTGACGCTGCTGGCGATGGTGCTGGCCATCGGTCTGGTGGTGGACGATGCGATCGTCGTGGTGGAGAACATTCACCGGCACATCGAGGAAGGCAAAACGCCGATGGAGGCAGCGCTTGAAGGCGCACGGGAAATCGCAATGCCGGTGGTATCGATGACCATCACCCTGGCGGCGGTGTACGCCCCGATCGGTTTTCTCACCGGGCTGACCGGCGCGCTGTTCAAGGAGTTCGCCCTGACCCTGGCCGGTGCGGTGGTGATTTCCGGCGTCGTCGCCCTGACCCTGTCGCCGATGATGTGCGCGTTTCTGCTGCGCCACGAGGAGAATCCCAGCGGACTGGCCCATCGTCTCGACCGGGTCTTCGAAGGCCTCAAGCGCCGCTATCAAAGCATGCTGCACGGCACGCTCAATACCCGGCCAGTGGTGCTGGTGTTTGCGGTGATCGTGCTGTGCCTGATTCCGGTGTTCCTCAAGTTCAGCAAGTCGGAACTGGCGCCGGACGAGGACCAGGGCATCATTTTCATGATGGCCAGCGCGCCGCAACCGACCAACCTTGACTACCTGAGCACCTACACCGACCAATTCATCACCATCTTCAAAGAGTTTCCCGAGTACTACTCTTCGTTCCAGATCAACGGCTACAACGGCGTGCAGGCCGGTATCGGCGGTTTCCTGCTCAAACCGTGGAACGAGCGCAGCCGTACGCAGATGGACATCCTCCCCGAGGTCCAAAGCAAACTGGAGAGCATTCCGGGCTTGCAGATCTTCGGTTTCAATCTGCCCTCCTTGCCTGGCACCGGTGAAGGGTTGCCGTTCGAATTCGTGGTCAACACGGCGAATGACTACGAGTTGCTGCTGCAAGTCGCCGAGCGGATCGAGAAGCGCGCCATGGAGTCGGGCAAGTTCGCCTTCGTCGACCTCGATCTGGCGTTCGACAAACCGGAAGTGGTGGTCGATATCGATCGCGACAAGGCTGCGCAGATGGGCGTATCGATGCTCGATCTGGGCGGCACGCTGGCGACCTTGCTTGGCGAGGCGGAGATCAACCGCTTCACCATCGACGGGCGCAGCTACAAGGTCATCGCCCAGGTCGAACGGGCCTACCGCGACAACCCGGACTGGCTGAACAATTACTACGTGAAAAACACTCAGGGTGAATTGCTGCCGCTGTCGACCTTGATCAAGGTCAGTGACCGCGCGCGACCGCGCCAACTCAATCAGTTCCAGCAGCTCAATGCGGCGAAGATTTCCGGTTTCCCGCTGGTAAGCATGGGCGAAGCGATCGACACGGTGCTGCAGATCGCCCGCGAGGAAGCACCGGCCGGATTTGCCTTCGACTACGGCGGCGCCTCGCGGCAGTTCGTACAGGAAGGCAGTGCGCTGTGGGTCACGTTCGCGCTGGCGCTGGCGATCATCTTTCTGGTGCTGGCGGCGCAGTTTGAAAGCTTCCGCGATCCGCTGGTGATTCTGGTGACGGTGCCGCTATCGATTTGCGGCGCGCTGATTCCGCTGTTCCTCGGCTGGTCGAGCATGAACATCTACACCCAGGTCGGGCTGGTGACGCTGATCGGTCTGATCAGCAAGCACGGCATCCTGATCGTCGAGTTCGCCAACCAGTTGCGCAAGGACAAGGGCCTGACCGCCCGTGAAGCTGTTGAAGAAGCGGCGGCGATTCGCTTGCGCCCGGTGCTGATGACCACTGCAGCGATGGTATTTGGCATGGTGCCGTTGATCCTGGCGACCGGCGCGGGGGCGGTCAGCCGCTTTGATATCGGCATGGTGATTGCCACGGGCATGTCGATTGGCACGTTGTTTACGCTGTTCGTGCTGCCGTGTGTCTACACCTTCCTCGCGAAACCGGATCCCAAACCGTGA
- a CDS encoding lipopolysaccharide kinase InaA family protein, which produces MAVQAAVEADVAPQDRFDYYWAQRGEWVEEPNVRRGGESGVQRIVGRDGQLLYAKRQTGHIYRSWLHPFGRPTVLRELDALTGVSKLGVRVPQIVFCGAQPDPQHKWRALLVTKSLDGFQELEHWLAAAGGRDQCGDVVYERVLKDLAENLARMHKGRWQHSCIYIKHVFVRVIGEGEAAQVEVALIDLEKCRQRLTAYRAAQHDMKQLRRHSSFRDADWKKLVYFYETAFGSAIKGL; this is translated from the coding sequence ATGGCAGTGCAAGCAGCGGTTGAAGCGGATGTCGCTCCACAGGATCGTTTCGATTATTACTGGGCCCAGCGTGGCGAGTGGGTTGAAGAGCCCAACGTGCGCCGCGGTGGCGAAAGTGGTGTGCAGCGCATAGTCGGCCGTGACGGCCAGTTGCTGTACGCCAAGCGTCAGACCGGGCACATCTATCGCAGCTGGTTGCACCCGTTCGGTCGCCCGACCGTATTGCGTGAACTCGATGCGCTGACCGGCGTGAGCAAACTCGGCGTGCGCGTTCCGCAGATCGTCTTTTGTGGCGCGCAACCGGATCCGCAGCACAAGTGGCGCGCACTGCTTGTCACCAAATCACTCGATGGCTTCCAGGAACTGGAACACTGGCTGGCCGCCGCGGGTGGTCGCGATCAATGTGGCGACGTGGTTTACGAGCGCGTGCTCAAAGACCTGGCCGAGAACCTGGCGCGCATGCACAAAGGCCGCTGGCAGCACAGCTGCATCTACATCAAGCACGTTTTTGTACGGGTCATTGGTGAAGGCGAAGCGGCGCAGGTTGAAGTTGCGCTGATCGATCTGGAGAAATGCCGCCAGCGCCTGACCGCCTATCGCGCCGCGCAGCACGACATGAAGCAGCTGCGGCGCCATTCGTCGTTCCGCGATGCCGACTGGAAAAAACTCGTCTACTTTTATGAGACGGCGTTTGGCAGCGCTATCAAAGGTTTATAG